The proteins below are encoded in one region of Lujinxingia sediminis:
- a CDS encoding M16 family metallopeptidase translates to MELTRYTLDNGLTVLLQPTATAPVVACNVWVGVGSADEEPFEAGLAHVHEHMLFKGTERRGVGELAREIESAGGHINAFTSFDQTCYYVVMSSRFMETGLDILSDAIRNSSFDAEELGRELEVIQEEIKRGEDNPSRVATQQLFETAYTTHPYRLPVIGTSESVDSFDRDAVHAFFKKHYVPSNMAVVLAGDFEIEEAKALVDRYFGDFKGPDYSAVVRPSEPVQEGVRASARQRDIQQNHLRVAFHIPEAAHEDIPALDVLSIILGYGDAAHLYRVIEREEELVNAIYASAYSPREAGLFFIGADFQLDAERTETAPAHVLKRVLEETYRFGEVVPNQVDVERARTLLESQAIYGKQTIEGLAMKIGHYQMVAGDPDFEQLYYQRLRQVTPADVQRVATTYLRLENTSVALLSPGSEPAVSQEALVKSAEEAHARVQREIVDAGASADEEGFVRLEIPDGPTLIVQVDRSVETFSMRALTLGGLRYETPESTGLNQILAELLTEGTEERSSLALAREVESMAASIGGLAGRNSFGLGMTGLTRFFDRCFDIFADVLNGATLPDEEFERVRKLQLQKLRARQDQPGAVNYELFARTFFGDHPYAYPILGTEESLSQLTAQQLRDYLAERRNPGQLVISVVGDVDIDHTVALVERYFVRPHSPSVNMPAIAPAPTVERPMLVSLPLEKEQAHIIAGFPAPLLGTPEADALELIDAVLSGQGGRLFYELRDRQSLAYSVFASAIVGLDASAFTVRIGTSPEKIEQAVLGIREQIERLRTEPPTDDEIARAKRYLIGNHDIGLQRNSARAMTFGLDELYRLGYRRSLDYGDRLSALSAEDLNHVIETYLDPAKMIVAITHPSEVQIDPDLLRS, encoded by the coding sequence CTCGACAACGGCCTGACCGTCCTTCTCCAGCCCACCGCCACCGCGCCCGTGGTTGCTTGCAACGTGTGGGTGGGCGTAGGCAGCGCCGACGAAGAGCCCTTTGAAGCAGGCCTGGCCCACGTGCACGAACACATGCTCTTCAAAGGCACCGAGCGCCGCGGCGTGGGCGAACTGGCCCGAGAGATCGAGTCGGCCGGAGGCCACATCAACGCGTTCACCTCCTTCGATCAAACCTGCTACTACGTCGTCATGAGCAGCCGCTTCATGGAGACGGGCCTCGACATCCTCTCCGACGCCATCCGCAACTCCTCGTTTGACGCCGAGGAGCTCGGACGCGAGCTGGAGGTCATTCAGGAAGAGATCAAACGCGGCGAAGACAACCCCTCCCGCGTGGCCACCCAGCAGCTCTTTGAAACCGCCTACACCACCCACCCCTACCGCCTTCCCGTAATCGGCACTTCGGAATCGGTGGACTCCTTTGATCGCGATGCCGTCCACGCCTTTTTCAAAAAGCACTACGTGCCCTCCAACATGGCCGTAGTGCTCGCTGGCGACTTTGAGATCGAAGAAGCGAAGGCGCTTGTGGATCGCTACTTCGGAGACTTTAAGGGCCCCGACTACAGCGCCGTGGTCCGCCCCTCCGAACCTGTGCAAGAAGGCGTGCGGGCGAGCGCGCGCCAGCGTGATATTCAGCAAAACCACCTGCGCGTGGCCTTCCACATCCCGGAGGCCGCCCACGAAGACATTCCCGCGCTCGACGTGCTCAGCATCATCCTGGGCTACGGTGACGCCGCCCACCTCTACCGCGTCATTGAGCGCGAAGAAGAGCTGGTTAACGCCATCTACGCCAGCGCCTACAGCCCTCGCGAAGCCGGGCTCTTCTTTATCGGCGCCGACTTCCAACTCGATGCCGAGCGCACCGAAACCGCCCCGGCCCACGTGCTCAAACGCGTGCTCGAAGAGACCTACCGCTTCGGCGAGGTCGTACCGAATCAGGTGGACGTCGAGCGCGCCCGCACGCTTCTGGAGAGCCAGGCCATCTACGGCAAGCAAACCATCGAGGGGCTGGCCATGAAGATCGGCCACTACCAGATGGTCGCCGGCGATCCGGACTTCGAGCAGCTCTACTACCAGCGCCTGCGCCAGGTCACCCCTGCCGACGTGCAGCGCGTGGCTACGACCTACCTGCGCCTCGAAAACACCTCCGTAGCTCTGCTCAGCCCCGGCAGCGAGCCGGCAGTCAGCCAGGAAGCGCTCGTCAAAAGCGCCGAAGAGGCTCACGCCCGGGTGCAACGCGAGATCGTCGACGCTGGCGCCAGCGCCGACGAAGAGGGCTTTGTGCGCCTGGAAATCCCCGACGGTCCCACGCTCATTGTGCAGGTCGATCGCAGCGTGGAGACCTTCTCGATGCGCGCACTCACCCTGGGGGGCCTGCGCTACGAGACGCCCGAGAGCACCGGCCTCAACCAGATCCTGGCCGAGCTGCTCACCGAGGGCACCGAGGAACGCAGCTCGCTGGCCCTGGCCCGAGAGGTCGAGTCGATGGCCGCCTCCATCGGCGGGCTCGCCGGACGCAACTCCTTTGGCCTGGGCATGACCGGGCTGACTCGCTTCTTTGATCGCTGCTTCGACATCTTCGCCGACGTGCTCAACGGTGCCACCCTCCCCGATGAGGAGTTTGAGCGGGTGCGTAAACTTCAGCTTCAGAAGCTGCGCGCTCGCCAGGATCAGCCCGGCGCGGTCAACTACGAGCTCTTCGCCCGAACCTTTTTTGGCGATCACCCCTACGCCTACCCCATCCTGGGCACCGAAGAGAGCTTGAGTCAGCTCACCGCACAACAGCTCCGCGACTACCTGGCAGAACGTCGCAATCCTGGCCAGCTGGTGATCTCGGTGGTCGGCGATGTCGACATCGACCACACCGTGGCGCTGGTCGAGCGCTATTTTGTGCGCCCGCATAGCCCCTCGGTGAACATGCCCGCGATTGCGCCTGCCCCCACCGTTGAGCGCCCCATGCTTGTGAGTCTACCGCTCGAAAAAGAGCAGGCCCACATCATCGCCGGCTTCCCCGCTCCGCTGCTCGGCACCCCGGAGGCAGACGCGCTTGAACTCATCGACGCGGTGCTCTCAGGCCAGGGCGGCCGCCTCTTCTATGAGCTTCGCGACCGCCAGAGTCTGGCCTACAGCGTGTTTGCCAGCGCGATCGTGGGCCTGGACGCCAGCGCCTTCACTGTGCGCATTGGCACAAGCCCCGAGAAGATCGAACAGGCAGTGTTGGGCATCCGCGAGCAGATCGAACGCCTGCGCACCGAGCCGCCCACTGACGATGAAATCGCGCGCGCCAAACGCTACCTCATCGGCAACCACGACATCGGCCTGCAACGCAACAGCGCCCGCGCGATGACCTTTGGACTTGATGAGCTCTACCGTCTGGGCTACCGCCGCTCGCTCGACTACGGCGACCGACTCAGCGCGCTGAGCGCCGAAGATCTCAACCACGTCATCGAGACCTACCTCGATCCGGCGAAAATGATCGTCGCTATCACCCACCCCTCCGAGGTCCAGATCGATCCCGACCTACTCAGGAGCTGA